Proteins encoded in a region of the Hyphomicrobiales bacterium genome:
- a CDS encoding class I SAM-dependent methyltransferase, producing the protein MSFSAEWLALREPIDHAARNDDVINALNMLFEGKKTIRLTDIGSGTGSTIRALTPTLESAIAWHLVDNDPALLDIAQKEAAGADVITSHADLSLSLDAIFSQPTDLITTSAFLDLVSEDWISGFVDAVVERQLPFYAALNYDGRAGALPPLTDDEIILAAFNTHQKTDKGLGPALGPDAAHTAMACFEKAGYEITHGLSDWQAGPDHAAFQKMLLDGWRGAASEIRPDLKTDFDDWFAKRLSLIEEADTTGASVFVGHIDFLALP; encoded by the coding sequence ATGAGTTTTTCCGCCGAATGGCTGGCCCTTCGCGAACCAATTGATCATGCGGCGCGCAACGATGACGTCATTAATGCGCTCAATATGCTTTTTGAGGGCAAAAAAACGATACGACTAACCGATATCGGCAGCGGTACAGGTTCCACCATCCGCGCTTTGACGCCCACGCTTGAGAGCGCTATTGCTTGGCATCTGGTCGATAATGACCCAGCCCTTCTCGATATCGCCCAAAAAGAAGCCGCAGGCGCCGATGTCATCACGAGCCACGCCGATTTGTCCCTATCGTTAGATGCAATTTTTTCGCAGCCCACAGACCTCATCACCACATCAGCCTTTTTGGATCTTGTCTCTGAAGACTGGATATCCGGTTTTGTTGATGCGGTTGTTGAAAGGCAGCTGCCCTTTTATGCAGCCTTAAATTATGACGGGCGCGCGGGCGCACTGCCGCCATTGACCGATGATGAGATTATCCTTGCTGCTTTCAACACACACCAAAAAACAGATAAAGGACTAGGCCCCGCGCTTGGCCCCGATGCGGCTCATACTGCCATGGCATGCTTTGAAAAAGCGGGTTATGAAATAACTCATGGGCTATCCGACTGGCAAGCAGGGCCGGATCATGCAGCCTTTCAAAAAATGTTACTCGATGGGTGGCGCGGTGCGGCAAGTGAAATTCGGCCGGATTTAAAGACTGATTTTGATGACTGGTTTGCTAAACGCCTGAGCTTGATCGAAGAGGCTGACACGACAGGTGCCAGCGTTTTTGTTGGCCATATAGATTTTCTGGCTCTGCCTTAA
- a CDS encoding glycosyltransferase family 4 protein encodes MHIRFIIPGDIDTPTGGYRYDRAIIDEWRKLGVGVDLISLPGDYPFANEADIQTALSIIDKVQDADICVIDGLAGGCAPSLMQRCAKQMPVVALIHHPLALENGQTEAQSMALEKLEREGLGFAKAVVTTSPATSKTVHQLFNYPVNNISAIMPGVERGAPIPFRTQRPLRLLSVGSITERKGHDVLLRALSTLHDLSWTLDIVGLQHLSPETFDDLQKITQEGGISDRVNFHDGVDAQALDKLYHSADLFALASRYEGYGMAYAEAIVRGLPVIATTAGAIPDTVPESTGLLVTPDDIDTLTDALRIILSDDDLRRQKHMGALKAEADFPTWEKSAEEFHSLLRRLQ; translated from the coding sequence ATGCATATCCGTTTCATCATTCCAGGCGATATTGATACACCCACAGGGGGCTATCGATATGACCGCGCGATTATTGACGAATGGCGCAAGCTTGGCGTGGGCGTCGACCTTATCAGTCTGCCGGGTGACTATCCTTTTGCCAATGAGGCAGACATTCAAACGGCGCTTTCTATTATTGATAAGGTGCAAGATGCCGATATTTGCGTGATCGATGGCCTTGCCGGTGGTTGTGCGCCAAGCCTGATGCAGCGCTGCGCCAAGCAAATGCCCGTTGTTGCGCTTATCCATCATCCGTTGGCGCTGGAAAACGGGCAAACGGAAGCACAATCAATGGCGTTGGAAAAGCTGGAGCGAGAAGGTCTTGGCTTCGCGAAGGCTGTTGTGACAACAAGCCCCGCCACGAGTAAAACAGTGCATCAACTCTTCAACTATCCGGTCAATAATATTTCGGCTATCATGCCCGGCGTGGAACGTGGTGCGCCTATTCCCTTTAGAACCCAAAGACCTTTGCGTCTTTTGAGCGTTGGTTCAATTACTGAGCGCAAAGGCCATGATGTGCTGTTGCGCGCTCTTAGCACACTTCACGATTTATCATGGACGCTCGATATTGTTGGGCTTCAACATTTAAGCCCTGAGACTTTCGACGACTTACAAAAGATCACTCAAGAGGGTGGGATTTCTGACAGGGTCAACTTTCACGACGGTGTGGATGCACAGGCCCTTGATAAGCTTTATCATAGCGCAGATCTCTTTGCCCTCGCCTCACGTTATGAGGGCTATGGCATGGCTTATGCCGAGGCGATTGTGCGCGGTCTGCCTGTGATCGCAACAACCGCTGGCGCGATACCCGATACTGTTCCTGAAAGCACAGGCCTCTTGGTGACACCCGATGATATTGACACCCTTACTGACGCATTGCGTATAATCCTGAGTGATGATGATTTAAGGCGACAGAAACACATGGGCGCCCTTAAAGCAGAAGCTGATTTCCCCACATGGGAAAAATCAGCGGAAGAATTCCATTCTTTATTGCGGAGGCTGCAATGA
- a CDS encoding 6-carboxytetrahydropterin synthase: protein MHAVEVRDHIMIAHSFKGEFFGPAQAMHGATFVVDACFISETLDENNVVIDIGAAHDALKAVLEPINYKNLDEVTEFKGQNTTTEFLTKHVFDHLAEAAREGKLGRDGDEIDAIRVTISESHVALAWYEGAI from the coding sequence GTGCACGCAGTAGAAGTTCGCGACCACATTATGATTGCCCATTCTTTCAAGGGCGAATTTTTTGGCCCAGCCCAAGCCATGCATGGCGCTACATTTGTTGTTGATGCCTGTTTTATCTCAGAGACGCTGGATGAAAATAATGTCGTCATCGATATCGGTGCGGCCCATGATGCGCTGAAAGCTGTTCTTGAGCCGATCAATTACAAAAACCTCGATGAAGTGACTGAATTTAAAGGTCAAAATACAACGACCGAATTTTTGACCAAACATGTTTTTGATCATCTGGCCGAAGCTGCCCGCGAGGGAAAACTAGGCCGTGATGGTGACGAGATTGATGCCATCCGTGTTACAATTTCTGAAAGCCACGTGGCGCTTGCTTGGTATGAAGGGGCGATATAG
- a CDS encoding zinc-binding alcohol dehydrogenase, whose amino-acid sequence MAEQIDHKNESSVQAKELAHALVYTGPMVAAIEPASMPPLGNNDIILQTLKSGISRGTESLVFAGRVPKNEWERMRCPHQVGKFSFPVSYGYALVGEVIETGKDVNHLVQGNIVFALHPHQSHALINATYANKVPDTIPPQRAVLAANMETALNALWDSDVTADDTVSVIGAGVVGLLTAYLANKVAQTNVAIIDIDESKRAVAESLGLTFFLPQDAPQNNNVIFHTSASGTGLQTALDLAAFEARIIEMSWYGDKQIPLQLGGAFHSQRLSIISSQVGHISPSRRATTSYAQRMAEALNLLNDPALDALLETEIAFKALPDHLNRILGPNSNTLCQVVDYTTNLTSNPSGD is encoded by the coding sequence GTGGCTGAACAAATAGATCACAAAAACGAGAGCAGCGTGCAAGCTAAGGAGCTGGCGCATGCACTTGTATACACTGGCCCAATGGTCGCTGCAATAGAACCAGCATCTATGCCGCCACTTGGTAATAATGATATTATATTACAAACACTTAAATCAGGAATCAGTAGAGGGACAGAAAGCCTAGTTTTTGCTGGAAGAGTACCCAAAAATGAATGGGAAAGAATGCGTTGTCCTCATCAAGTCGGTAAGTTTTCTTTTCCTGTATCTTATGGGTATGCACTGGTTGGTGAGGTGATCGAGACAGGTAAAGATGTCAATCACCTTGTGCAGGGCAACATAGTTTTCGCCCTCCATCCTCACCAAAGCCATGCACTCATTAATGCCACTTACGCCAACAAAGTACCTGACACCATACCACCGCAACGCGCGGTTTTGGCTGCCAATATGGAAACTGCACTGAACGCCTTATGGGATAGCGATGTGACGGCTGATGACACAGTGAGCGTTATCGGGGCGGGTGTTGTCGGTCTTCTCACTGCTTATCTGGCGAACAAAGTAGCGCAAACAAATGTTGCCATTATTGATATTGATGAGAGCAAACGCGCTGTTGCTGAATCTCTAGGACTTACTTTCTTCTTACCTCAAGATGCACCCCAAAATAATAATGTTATTTTCCACACCAGTGCTAGTGGTACCGGACTGCAAACAGCGCTTGATCTTGCTGCTTTTGAGGCCCGCATTATCGAGATGAGTTGGTATGGTGATAAACAAATACCGCTACAGCTTGGCGGTGCTTTCCATTCGCAAAGGCTGTCAATCATCTCAAGCCAAGTTGGTCATATCAGCCCATCGCGCAGAGCGACCACAAGCTATGCGCAACGCATGGCAGAGGCTTTAAATTTACTCAACGATCCTGCGCTTGATGCATTGCTAGAAACGGAAATTGCCTTTAAAGCACTGCCAGATCATTTAAACCGCATTCTCGGCCCAAACAGCAACACGCTTTGTCAGGTCGTGGATTATACAACCAATCTTACTAGCAACCCATCTGGAGATTAG
- the mdoH gene encoding glucans biosynthesis glucosyltransferase MdoH, whose protein sequence is MTPTARRITFGTLVFFTIAGLLALMAWALSPAEIVPFEWLLLMCFAITLPWTAIGFWNAVIGFGLMRFTKNPAASVFPDSQKIKDNDPITKSTAVAMCIRNEDVGQVNRNLTAMIARLVASGSANNFHVYILSDSSEDDVITEEQVVFEKLRRDWAEKIGVTYRLRTDNKGFKAGNIRDFCDTWGVNHDFMLTLDADSVMSASSILRLVRVMQANDKLGILQSLVVGLPSDSAFTRVFQFGMRMGMKSYTLGSAWWQGDCGPYWGHNALIRLEPFMEHCHLPILPGKGPLSGYILSHDQVEAVYMRRAGYECRVLAEEGGSYEENPPHILEFIRRDLRWCHGNMQYLKLLSEPDLKPTSRVQLVLAILMFTSAPAWMTFVSVATWSIIFSDMTFSGFQMGPGYILFLIVMTMIFAPKLVSIADVLMRSKLRKAYGGGLAVITSAAVEILFSMLLAPIMAVAETIFLAGLPFGKARGWASQDRQVTSLPVGVVASHLWPQMLFGLLGVTALFVSGSVTLNGFLVSLPVFIGPFLAIPLGFTSAHVSFGNLFTRLGFWQLPEEQSPPVIIRAINLPALAIRGQALSDKESHQPLSTQQLLDIDMEMEERLAA, encoded by the coding sequence ATGACGCCTACCGCTAGACGAATTACTTTCGGTACTCTTGTTTTTTTTACAATTGCTGGGCTTTTGGCTTTGATGGCTTGGGCATTGTCGCCAGCTGAAATTGTTCCCTTCGAATGGCTGCTTCTGATGTGTTTTGCAATCACCTTACCTTGGACAGCAATCGGTTTTTGGAATGCGGTCATTGGTTTCGGTCTTATGAGGTTTACAAAAAATCCGGCGGCAAGTGTTTTTCCTGATTCTCAAAAGATCAAGGACAATGACCCGATTACCAAGTCTACTGCAGTCGCAATGTGTATCCGCAATGAAGACGTTGGACAGGTGAATCGCAATCTAACGGCGATGATTGCGAGGCTTGTGGCATCTGGCAGTGCAAATAATTTCCACGTTTACATTCTTAGCGATAGCTCTGAGGATGACGTGATAACCGAAGAGCAGGTTGTTTTTGAAAAATTGCGCCGCGATTGGGCTGAAAAAATTGGTGTTACCTATCGTTTGCGCACAGATAACAAGGGCTTTAAAGCGGGCAATATCCGCGACTTTTGCGACACATGGGGCGTGAACCATGACTTCATGTTGACGCTTGATGCGGACAGCGTGATGTCGGCTTCTTCCATTTTACGTCTTGTTCGCGTGATGCAGGCTAATGACAAGCTTGGTATTCTTCAAAGTCTGGTTGTTGGTCTTCCTTCCGACAGCGCCTTCACCCGTGTTTTCCAGTTTGGCATGCGCATGGGTATGAAGTCTTATACACTGGGCAGTGCTTGGTGGCAGGGTGATTGCGGTCCTTATTGGGGACACAATGCACTTATCCGTCTTGAGCCGTTCATGGAACATTGTCATCTGCCTATTTTACCGGGCAAAGGGCCTTTGTCAGGATATATTTTAAGCCACGATCAGGTTGAGGCTGTTTATATGCGCCGCGCTGGTTATGAGTGTCGGGTGCTTGCGGAAGAAGGTGGTTCTTATGAAGAAAACCCACCGCATATATTAGAATTCATCCGTCGCGATTTGCGTTGGTGCCATGGCAATATGCAATATCTAAAATTATTGTCCGAGCCAGATCTTAAACCCACAAGCCGGGTTCAGCTTGTTCTTGCGATTTTAATGTTCACAAGTGCCCCAGCATGGATGACCTTCGTTTCTGTTGCCACATGGTCGATCATTTTCTCAGACATGACCTTCAGTGGTTTCCAGATGGGACCGGGCTATATTTTGTTTCTCATCGTGATGACGATGATTTTCGCTCCGAAACTTGTATCAATAGCTGATGTGTTGATGCGCTCTAAGTTGCGAAAAGCCTATGGCGGCGGTTTAGCAGTCATTACAAGTGCGGCTGTTGAGATTTTATTTTCAATGTTGTTGGCGCCCATCATGGCGGTTGCCGAGACGATCTTCTTAGCAGGCCTACCATTTGGTAAAGCCCGCGGTTGGGCCTCGCAAGATCGTCAAGTAACCTCTCTTCCCGTGGGTGTTGTTGCAAGTCATCTTTGGCCTCAAATGCTATTTGGCCTTTTAGGTGTGACAGCACTTTTCGTATCAGGTTCAGTGACTTTAAATGGTTTTCTTGTAAGCTTGCCAGTATTCATCGGCCCGTTTCTTGCCATACCGCTGGGTTTTACAAGTGCTCATGTTTCATTCGGTAATCTGTTTACCCGACTAGGGTTTTGGCAATTACCTGAAGAGCAAAGCCCACCGGTTATCATTCGGGCTATCAATTTGCCCGCTCTTGCCATTCGTGGACAGGCGCTGAGTGATAAAGAAAGCCATCAACCGCTTTCAACACAACAGTTACTTGATATTGATATGGAAATGGAAGAACGTCTGGCTGCATGA
- a CDS encoding alpha/beta hydrolase-fold protein, translating into MLRLLSRRFNASLLLLFAASFFSSLWWQSAHACGVNSDCFVASGDYRIFLPQERPADKKIPAIIYIHGLGGSSKAVMNRNKLRRVAKKLGVAFVAVNGRAGSWSFPNGVERGKVRNEFTYFREVVSDIKKRFPIDGQKIVAAGFSIGASMTWNLACRTPDDYAGYIPLSGTMWRPQPNKCVGPVGEIYHSHGTADRIFPLEGRVVRGKRQGAILDTFELMAKQDQCTRKVIRETKSRGVKCRYHRNCDGETLRLCLDGGTHEVDTAYLLSGFREIAKARGF; encoded by the coding sequence ATGTTACGATTATTGAGCAGACGTTTTAATGCGTCTTTATTGTTGCTTTTCGCGGCCTCTTTCTTTTCATCCCTTTGGTGGCAATCGGCCCATGCCTGCGGCGTGAATTCCGATTGTTTCGTTGCCAGTGGTGATTATCGAATATTCTTGCCTCAAGAGCGCCCAGCCGACAAAAAAATTCCCGCGATTATTTATATTCATGGTCTTGGCGGTTCCTCGAAAGCGGTTATGAACCGCAATAAATTGCGTCGCGTTGCCAAAAAACTGGGTGTTGCTTTTGTTGCCGTCAATGGTCGGGCAGGGTCGTGGTCTTTTCCTAATGGTGTTGAACGCGGCAAAGTGCGTAATGAATTCACCTATTTCCGCGAAGTCGTCAGCGACATAAAAAAACGCTTTCCCATTGATGGACAAAAAATTGTTGCTGCCGGGTTTTCTATTGGCGCCTCGATGACATGGAATCTCGCTTGTCGTACGCCTGATGATTACGCAGGCTACATTCCACTTTCAGGCACTATGTGGCGCCCACAGCCGAATAAATGTGTTGGACCAGTTGGTGAAATATACCATTCGCATGGCACCGCCGATCGTATTTTTCCACTTGAAGGCCGTGTTGTGCGTGGTAAGCGGCAAGGGGCAATCTTGGATACATTTGAACTCATGGCCAAACAGGACCAATGCACGCGCAAGGTTATACGCGAGACCAAATCGCGTGGCGTGAAATGTCGATATCATCGTAATTGTGATGGCGAAACACTGCGCCTTTGTCTTGATGGCGGCACTCACGAGGTAGACACGGCCTATCTTCTCAGCGGATTTCGTGAAATTGCAAAAGCGCGTGGCTTTTAA
- a CDS encoding CaiB/BaiF CoA-transferase family protein has protein sequence MSDQSLKDGPLTGLRVLDLSRILAGPTCTQLLGDMGADILKIERPITGDDTRRWGPPFVQVDGKDSQESSYYLCANRNKRSLAVDLTSSAGQKIIQDIAMQSDIVVENFKVGDLERRGLDYETLRELNPRLIYCSISGFGQTGPYAPRAGYDFLIQGMGGIMSLTGQRDEDGGVETKAGVGIADVMCGMYASNAILAALHARQQTGKGQHIDLALLDTQVAWLINQGAAYLTNHKVPGRLGNGHPTIVPYETFPASDKKFILAVGNDAQFLKFLELAGRVDLIEDDRFATNVERVKNRDYVVPLIAEITRQKTADEWLEQLTKVGVPCGPVNNLEEVFNDPQIKHREMEITMDHATADEKAVHLIGNPIKMSDTPVTYRHPPPRVGEHSAEILTELIGLDDNDIERLTADGTISDGRLKQED, from the coding sequence GTGAGTGATCAATCACTGAAAGACGGCCCTTTAACAGGCCTGCGTGTGCTCGATTTATCGCGCATTCTGGCGGGCCCCACTTGTACGCAGCTTTTGGGTGATATGGGAGCGGATATTCTCAAGATTGAGCGCCCGATAACAGGTGATGATACCCGCCGTTGGGGGCCTCCCTTTGTGCAAGTGGATGGTAAAGACAGTCAGGAAAGTTCCTATTATCTTTGCGCCAATCGTAATAAACGCTCACTCGCTGTCGATCTCACATCCAGCGCGGGGCAGAAGATTATTCAAGATATCGCGATGCAATCTGACATTGTGGTTGAAAATTTCAAAGTCGGTGATTTGGAGCGGCGTGGCCTCGATTATGAGACATTGCGTGAGCTTAATCCGCGTTTGATTTACTGCTCAATTTCTGGTTTCGGTCAAACCGGCCCTTACGCTCCACGTGCGGGATATGATTTTTTGATACAAGGCATGGGTGGCATCATGAGCCTCACTGGCCAACGTGATGAAGATGGCGGCGTGGAAACAAAAGCCGGTGTTGGGATCGCTGATGTGATGTGTGGCATGTACGCCTCAAACGCAATTCTCGCAGCCCTTCACGCACGTCAACAAACAGGCAAAGGCCAGCATATTGATCTGGCGCTTTTGGACACACAAGTGGCATGGCTTATCAATCAAGGGGCGGCTTACCTGACAAACCACAAAGTACCCGGTAGGCTCGGCAATGGTCATCCCACAATCGTGCCTTACGAGACATTTCCCGCCTCTGATAAGAAATTTATTCTGGCGGTTGGCAATGATGCACAGTTTTTGAAGTTTCTGGAATTAGCCGGGCGCGTGGACCTTATCGAAGACGACCGTTTTGCCACCAATGTTGAGCGGGTGAAAAACCGTGATTATGTAGTGCCTTTGATCGCCGAGATTACCCGTCAAAAGACGGCTGACGAATGGTTGGAACAGCTAACTAAAGTTGGCGTGCCCTGTGGTCCCGTTAATAATCTGGAAGAGGTTTTCAATGACCCGCAGATCAAACATCGAGAGATGGAAATCACCATGGATCATGCCACCGCAGATGAAAAAGCGGTCCATCTTATTGGCAATCCGATAAAAATGAGCGATACACCAGTAACTTATCGTCACCCACCACCGCGTGTTGGTGAACATTCAGCTGAAATACTGACCGAACTTATTGGTCTTGATGATAATGATATTGAGAGACTAACCGCTGATGGCACGATCAGCGATGGACGTCTCAAACAAGAGGATTAG
- a CDS encoding thiamine pyrophosphate-binding protein encodes MARSAMDVSNKRIRPMRGADIIAKKLADAGCKTAFGIPGGEVLTVLDGLREADINFVLVKHENAGGFMAEGAWHATGAPAILVATIGPGVANAVNVIANAMQDRVPMIFITGCVDGAEAETYTHQVFDHQQMLRPIVKASFRANEGAIGVMMDKAISIATSGQPGPVHIDLPINVAQSESETEYTPLASLPKQGLPAAGLIFEVQGRIAAAKKPIVIAGVDALNEGADVSHFCKTLNIPMIATYKAKGMLDERDPLSLGGGGLSPKADGVLLPLIEEADLVLLLGYDPIEMRVGWRNPWPAEKAVEITSSLRTHGMHTAGTTLMGDVAATTASLANADGGKYWVDGEVEKARATLKEMFAAGGGDFGPEHVFATLRDAAPENTVITADSGAHRILVSQMWECINPRTMLQSSALCTMGCAVPLAAGYKYESPDTPTIAFVGDAGFEMMMGDLSTLRDMKTPVIICVLVDESLGLIEIKQRAMQLPNNGVDFSGTDFPKVAEGFGGHGVWIDDVATLRTEFKAALERDTFTVLCPRIGRQAYNGKF; translated from the coding sequence ATGGCACGATCAGCGATGGACGTCTCAAACAAGAGGATTAGACCTATGCGTGGCGCGGATATTATAGCGAAAAAATTGGCTGATGCAGGCTGTAAAACAGCATTTGGCATCCCCGGCGGCGAAGTTCTTACTGTTCTTGATGGTCTGCGTGAAGCAGATATCAATTTTGTGCTCGTCAAACATGAAAATGCAGGCGGATTCATGGCAGAAGGCGCGTGGCATGCCACCGGTGCACCAGCCATTTTGGTCGCGACCATTGGCCCGGGGGTTGCCAATGCTGTTAATGTGATCGCCAATGCGATGCAGGATCGCGTGCCTATGATTTTCATCACAGGCTGTGTCGATGGTGCTGAGGCCGAAACCTATACCCACCAAGTATTCGATCATCAGCAAATGTTGCGTCCTATCGTCAAAGCCAGCTTCCGTGCTAATGAAGGAGCGATAGGTGTCATGATGGATAAGGCGATATCCATTGCGACCTCGGGTCAGCCCGGTCCAGTGCATATCGATTTGCCGATCAATGTGGCTCAAAGTGAGAGCGAAACGGAATACACTCCGCTTGCCTCTTTGCCAAAACAGGGGTTGCCTGCTGCCGGTCTTATTTTTGAAGTGCAAGGACGAATTGCGGCAGCCAAAAAGCCCATCGTGATTGCGGGCGTTGATGCGCTTAACGAGGGCGCTGATGTTTCGCATTTTTGCAAAACGTTGAACATTCCAATGATTGCTACCTATAAAGCAAAAGGCATGCTTGATGAGCGCGATCCGCTCTCTCTTGGGGGCGGTGGATTGTCACCGAAAGCAGATGGTGTGTTGCTGCCTTTGATTGAGGAGGCGGACCTTGTTTTGCTTCTTGGCTATGATCCAATCGAGATGCGTGTTGGTTGGCGAAATCCATGGCCTGCTGAAAAGGCAGTTGAAATAACATCAAGCCTACGAACCCACGGCATGCATACAGCTGGAACCACATTGATGGGTGATGTTGCCGCAACGACAGCCTCTTTAGCCAATGCGGATGGGGGTAAATATTGGGTTGATGGTGAAGTTGAAAAAGCCCGCGCGACCTTGAAGGAAATGTTTGCAGCCGGCGGCGGCGACTTTGGTCCCGAACATGTCTTTGCCACCCTGCGCGATGCCGCACCCGAGAATACGGTGATTACCGCAGATAGTGGTGCGCATCGTATTCTGGTCAGCCAGATGTGGGAGTGCATCAATCCGCGTACGATGCTTCAATCTTCTGCGCTTTGTACCATGGGCTGCGCTGTGCCATTGGCGGCAGGTTATAAATATGAAAGTCCTGATACGCCGACGATAGCCTTTGTAGGCGACGCTGGTTTTGAGATGATGATGGGCGATCTTTCAACTTTGCGCGATATGAAAACACCTGTGATCATTTGTGTGCTTGTTGACGAAAGCCTTGGCCTGATCGAGATAAAACAACGCGCCATGCAATTGCCTAACAACGGTGTTGATTTTTCCGGTACTGATTTCCCAAAAGTCGCCGAAGGTTTCGGCGGTCACGGTGTTTGGATTGATGATGTTGCAACATTGCGCACAGAATTTAAAGCGGCATTAGAACGCGACACATTCACCGTGCTTTGTCCGCGCATCGGACGCCAAGCGTATAACGGGAAGTTTTAG
- a CDS encoding DUF302 domain-containing protein, producing MRIFTTHIAILFSAIFSILTAHAGEIAPRDGWVVTKTPHAYAELYPRLKAAIKANKMGHITTASATLGAKGRGLTIPGNRVVGVYNNVWAVRMLEASVAAGMEAPIRFYLTENTDGTSTLSYKTPSHVFTPYFADANPDLKVMARELDAVFRAIHNDTVTQ from the coding sequence ATGCGCATTTTTACGACACATATCGCCATTTTATTTTCGGCAATTTTCTCAATACTGACCGCCCATGCAGGCGAGATTGCTCCGCGTGATGGTTGGGTGGTGACAAAAACACCCCACGCCTATGCAGAGCTTTATCCACGCCTGAAAGCTGCGATTAAAGCCAACAAAATGGGCCACATCACTACCGCAAGCGCAACGCTTGGCGCAAAAGGCCGTGGCCTTACTATTCCCGGCAATCGTGTTGTTGGTGTCTATAATAATGTTTGGGCAGTGAGGATGTTAGAGGCCAGTGTCGCGGCTGGCATGGAAGCCCCTATCCGCTTTTACCTCACAGAAAATACAGATGGCACGTCAACGCTTTCTTACAAAACACCAAGCCATGTTTTCACGCCCTATTTTGCTGATGCAAATCCGGACTTAAAAGTAATGGCACGTGAACTGGATGCTGTCTTCCGCGCAATCCATAATGATACGGTGACACAATAG